The proteins below come from a single Neospora caninum Liverpool complete genome, chromosome IX genomic window:
- a CDS encoding putative mago nashi protein — MASAEEDDFYLRYYVGHKGKFGHEFLEFEFRPEGRLRYANNSNYKNDTMIRKEAYVSQSVMKELRRIVEESEIIKEDDNNWPAPDRVGRQELEIVLGKDHISFTTSKIGSMADVQRSKDQDGLRVFYYLVQDLKCFIFSLIGLHFRIKPV, encoded by the exons ATGGCTTCCGCAGAGGAGGACGATTTCTATCTGCGGTACTA tgTCGGCCACAAGGGGAAGTTCGGTCATGAGTTCCTCGAGTTCGAGTTCAGACCTGAGGGTCGGCTTCGATATGCGAACAACTCCAACTATAAAAACGATACGATGATCCGTAAAGAAG CTTACGTCAGCCAGTCCGTGATGAAGGAGCTTCGACGGATTGTTGAGGAGTCAGAGATTATCAA GGAAGACGACAATAACTGGCCGGCGCCAGATCGCGTAGGCCGTCAGGAACTGGAAATTGTATTGGGTAAAGACCACATCTCTTTCACG ACATCGAAGATTGGTTCCATGGCTGACGTCCAGCGGAGCAAAGACCAGGATGGCCTTCGTGTCTTCTACTACCTGGTCCAGGACCTCAAGTGCTTCATTTTCTCCTTGATCGGCCTGCATTTCCGA ATAAAGCCCGTCTAA